The Pimelobacter simplex genomic sequence GGCAGATCGCGGCCTCGATCATCGACTCGCCGCTGACCTCGAGCAGGAACAGCTGGCCGTCGCCGACGAGCTGGCGGGGGAGCGGGAAGACGTCCTCGACCCGCTCCTCGGCCAGGATCGGGCCGCCTGCGGCGATCCGGCCGACGACCGGCACGTTGGCCGGGACCGGCGCGGCGTCGCCGATGCCGGTCTCGTCGTAGGCCGGGCGGTCGGGGTCCTCGACGTTGCCGATGGCGCGCCGGGCCGCCATCACCTCGGGCAGGAACACCTCGAGGGCGCGCGGCCGGTTGGGGTCGCGCTTGAGGTAGCCCTTCTCCTCGAGGGTGCGCAGCTGGTGGGCGACGCTGGAGGTGCTGGTCAGGCCGACGGCCTGACCGATCTCGCGCATGCTCGGCGGGTAGCCGCGCTTCTCGATGCTGTCCTTGATGTGGGCCAGGACCCGCTGCTGGCGCGGCGTGAGTCCGGTGGCGTCCGCCGGGCCGTCGGGCAGCTCGGTGACCTTGCTCGCCTGCTTGGCGGCCTGCTTGTCGGCCTTGCGGTCAGCCATGGGTGGTGCCCTCCAGATCGGCGACGGTCTCGCGGCCCGGCCCGAACCGGGACGGTGTGACGACGCTAACCGAAGTCGCCGCCCCTTTTCAAACACGTGTTCGAACGGGCGTGTCGGCTCTTGCCTGCGCGAGCCGGCCGGAGACTCTCGAACGGATTTTCGAACGAGGGCTGGATTTGTTCGAACACATGATCTAGTCTCGTACACACGTTCGATCGAACACCTGATCGAGACGACTTCCGTCGGACCCCCTGACTACAAACAGGGATCCGTCCACTTCCCCCGGAGGTTCACCATGAGCACCGTCACCCTTGCCCCGCGCGTCGCCCCCGCCCGTCGTACGGCTGCGCCTGCCGTGCGCCGTACCGGACAGGTCCGGCTGACCCGCCGTGGACGCCTCGTGGTCTTCCTCTTCGCGCTCACCGCGGTCGTCGTCGCCGCGATCTGGCTCGCCGCCGGCTCCGCCGCCTCCCGCGACGCCGCCCCGGCGCCCGCCGAGGTCGACGTCATCACCGTCGCCCCCGGCGACACCCTGTGGGACATCGCCAGCGACGCCGCCGCCACGACCGGCGACGACGTGCGCGACATGATGCAGCGCATCGAGCAGCTCAACGCGCTGGACGGCGGCACCGTCTACGTCGGCCAGGACCTCCGCGTCCCCGCCGACAGCTGAGCCGCCACCTGAACTTCTCCGCTGACTCGACCCCAGCGGAGTTGGGGAAGACGAGGGGCGGGATCCGGTCGACCGACCTCACCCGGATCCCGCCGCTCGCGTTTTTGGGCGCGAGCGCGTCTTCGGCGCTCCTGGGCGGCAGCAAGCTGCCGGGAGAGCGCCTCTCGACGCGCTGCCGCGCTCGCAGTTGTCGTCCGCGCGGTGCCGGGTTGCTGGGCGGCCAGACCGGGGCAGGCCGCGTGGGTCGGGGCGCAACCCCTGCCGCACCCTGCCGGGCCGCTCCGGGCCCCAACCCCTGCCGGGCCGCTCCGGGCGCGCCTCTGCCGAGTCGGGCGGGGGGAACGCGGGCTCGAGCCCTGGCTGCGGGTCCGAGCCCGGGCCGGGCGGCCGGGCCGACCGTCAGCGAGCGGCGCGCTTGCCGCCCTTGGGGGCGTCGGGGTCGCGCTTGGGCTTCGGGTCCGGCGCGGAGGTCAGGCCGAGTGCCCGCGAGAACCGCGCGGCCAGCATGAACGCCAGGAACAGGCAGAGCATGGCGCCCGCCGAGGCGACCACGAGCAGCGCCCAGGCGCCGGTCTTGTCGTCGTGGCGGGCGGTCGCGCCGAAGTCGATGGCGGCGAGGACCAGGTACCCCCAGGCGACCAGGGCGAACGTGATCCCGGCCGCGAGCAGGAGCAGGGCAGGGCGGAATCGCGCCTTCGTCCGATCGCCGGCCCGCTTTCCTCCTGCCACGGCGGTCATTGTTGCTGATGGGTGGGTGGAATGGGTCGGCAACCCTCCGTCTAGGGCGCACCTCGTCGATCCACAGGCTCCCCGGAGGCCCTCGAACCGCCCTCCCGACCCCCTCCGCGGACGACGTCCAGACCGGTCCCGCACCCAAATCCCGCCGTGTTTCAGGCGTGCTGAGCGGGTCCGCGCGACAGGCCGGGGCGCGGTCTTGCGTCCGTCGTGCCCGGGGCGTACGGTTACCACTACATCTAGTAGTTACAACGATGTAGTTCTCCACATATAGGTCCACAGGACCTGGCGTGAAGTACACAGAAACATCCTCGTTTGTGCACAGGGGAAGCCCCTTTGTCCACAAGCGCCGACTCGGGAGGAGGAACCATGCACTGTCCGTACTGCAAGCACAACGACACCAAGGTCCTCGACTCCCGGGTATCCGAGGACGGCTGCTCGATCCGGCGTCGCCGGGTCTGCCAGTCGCCTGCGTGCGAGAAGCGGTTCACGACCGTCGAGGCCATGCAGCTGACCGTGCTCA encodes the following:
- the lexA gene encoding transcriptional repressor LexA; translated protein: MADRKADKQAAKQASKVTELPDGPADATGLTPRQQRVLAHIKDSIEKRGYPPSMREIGQAVGLTSTSSVAHQLRTLEEKGYLKRDPNRPRALEVFLPEVMAARRAIGNVEDPDRPAYDETGIGDAAPVPANVPVVGRIAAGGPILAEERVEDVFPLPRQLVGDGQLFLLEVSGESMIEAAICHGDYVVIRQQPTAENGEIVAAMIDGEATVKTFQRKDGQVWLLPHNPAFEPIDGTHATILGKVTAVLRRV
- a CDS encoding LysM peptidoglycan-binding domain-containing protein, producing the protein MSTVTLAPRVAPARRTAAPAVRRTGQVRLTRRGRLVVFLFALTAVVVAAIWLAAGSAASRDAAPAPAEVDVITVAPGDTLWDIASDAAATTGDDVRDMMQRIEQLNALDGGTVYVGQDLRVPADS